DNA from Bradyrhizobium japonicum USDA 6:
CCGGATGCTTCATCGCGATGTCGAGGCCGATGATTGCGCCGTCGCTCCAGCCGACGATCGCAGCTTTCCTGATCTTGAGGTGATCGAGCAGGGCGACCACGTCCGAGGCCATCAGATCGTAGCCATACGGCTCCTGGTTGCGGCTGCTGCGCCCATGCCCGCGGCTGTCCATGACGATGACCTGATAGTGCCGTTGCAGCGCGCGGACCTGGTGGCCCCAATAGTTGGCGTTGGCGAGGCCGCCATGCAGCAACAGGACGGGCTCGCCGCGGCCGAACGTTGCGTACCAGACCTTGATGCCGTTGACGGGCGCGAAGCCGCTCTGCGTCGCCCTGGGCAGTGTCGGCGTCGGCGGCAGGTTCAGCCATTGCGGCGCCGCATGTGCCGCGGTGATCGCGACCGTGACGAGAAGCGCGGTGAAAAGATTACGAAACATCATGGTGCGTATTCCTGTTCAAGCATCAGGCATTACCGCACGGCAACACGGATGCGTCAGCTTCTAAGGCGTTACAGATGTAGCGATCGTAGGGTGGGCAAAGGCGCCCTTGCGCCGTGCCCACCATCCTTCGGCAGTCGCGACAGATGGTAGGCACGCTTGCGCTTTGCCCACCCTACGATAGCCGCCCGATAATGATTGGAATTCGCCGTAATGTCATGGCATGCTCCTTTCAAATAAAGGTGCGGCGCGACCGCACCGATAAAGGGGAGGGGAGCCAATGCGTCTTGCGACGGCATTGGGCGCGCTTGGCGCCGTTTCAATCCTGTTCCAGCCTGCTGCTTCTGCCGCCGAGATGCGCGGCGTCACCGCGACCGAGATCAAGATAGGCCAGACCATGCCCTATAGCGGGCCGGTGTCGGCCTTCGGCGCGCTCGGCAAGGGCGAGGTCGGCTATTTCAAGATGCTGAACGAGAAGGGCGGCATCAACGGTCGCAAGGTCAATCTGATCTCGCTCGACGACAGCTACGCGCCGCCGAAATCGGTCGAGCAGACCCGCCGGCTGGTCGAGAGCGACGAGGTCGCGCTGATCTTCTCCTCGATCGGCACCGCCCACAACACCGCAATCGCAAAATATCTCCAGTCCAAGAACGTGCCGCAGCTCTTCATCGGCTCCGGCGCGTCGAAATTCGCCGACATCGCGCAATATCCGCAGGCGACGATGGGCGTGCAGGCGCCGTTCCGCTACGAGGCGCGGCTCTATGCGCGCTACGCGCTGGCGAAGAACCCGAACGCGAAATTCGCCGTGATCTCGCAGAACGACGACTACGGCCGCGATTATCTCGCAGGCCTCAAGGACGTGCTCGGCGAGAAATACGATAGCGTCGTGACTGGGGCGACCTACGAGATCCAGGACCCAACCATCGATTCCCAGATCGTGAAATTGAAAGCGTCGGGCGCGGACGTGTTCGTGATCGCGGCAACACCGAAATTCGCCGCGCAGGCGATCCGGAAGTCCTTCGAGATCGGCTGGCGGCCGATGACCTTCCTCTCCAACGTCGCCGTGTGGGTCTCGACCGTGATGGAGCCGGCGGGCCTCGAGGCCGGCACCGGCATTCTCTCGACCGCCTATGTGAAGGACCCCGACGATCCCGCCTGGAAGGACGATCCCGGCGTGAAGGGCTGGCGCGAGTTCATGACCAGATATGTGCCCGAGGCCGACCAGCACGACACCAACTACGTCAATTCCTACAACAGCGCGATGGCGCTGGAGGCGGTGCTGAAGGCCTGCGGCGATGATCTCTCGACCGAAAACATCTTGAAACAGGCCTATGCGATCCGCGATCTCGAATTGCCGATGCTGCTCCCCGGGATCAAGGTGAACACCAGCCCGACCGACCATGTGCCGGTCGACCAGATGCAGTTCATGCGTTTCGACGGCAAGAGCTGGGAGCGCTTTGGCGAGTTGCAGACGGGGAATTGACGGCATTGGTCCGCGCGCCTGGCCTGACCTGTGTCATCGCCACGCCTGATATCGCGAGCAGCCCGCCGGCGATCAACTTCGGGGTCATGCGCTCGCCAAGGAACAGCACGCTCGACGCCAAGGCGAACACCGGAAGCAACAGGCCGAACGGCGCGACGCGGCCCATGGAGCAGCGCCCGATCAGCCAGAACCAAAGGCCGAACCCGACAATTCCGCCGATGAAAATCGTGTAGGCGAGCGCCAGCCAGCCGCGTCCATCCGCCGTGACGAGGCTCGCCAGCTGTCCGTATTCGAGCAGCAGCGACATCAACATGACCTGCGGCACCGTGAACAGCGACGACCACCCCATCAGCATCAGGGGATCGAAAGGGCCATAGCGCTTCGTCAGGACGTTGGACACCGCGAATGCGAAAGCCGCCCCGACCACAAGCAGCAGCGAAAACCCGTTGGCCGACAGGCCAGGCTCCGCTGCCAGCACGACAACGCCGGCGAATGCGAGCAGCACGCCGGCGGACGTGGTGAGAGACGGCCGCTCGGCGAGCAACGGCCAGGCCAGCAGGACGGTGAAGGGCGTGGCGAGTTGATACGCGACGGCCGACATGCTGCCCGAGCCGAGCCCAAGACCGACGTAGAACAGCCCGAAGTTCAGACCGCCCAGGAAAATCGAAATGGCTGCGACGGGGCCGAACTGCGCGCGCGTGGGCCTCTTGACGAACGGAACGAGCAGCAGCGCGATGGCCAGGAAGCGCAGCGCGAGGAAGAACAGCGGCGGAAACTCCGCAACGCCCACCTTGATGGCCACGAACTGATAACCCCAGAGCAGGGGAACGGCTACCGCGCAGACGATCTGGATGGCAGACATGGCATCCTTCCTTTCAAGACCGCTCAGTCCAGATATTGACGCGCCAAGTGCGTAAGACGTCCGGGGTTAGTTGACCTGATTGGGTTGCTACCTGACGAACCGATCGAGCAGAGCGTCCGCGGTGGCTTGCGAAGTGGCTCGCGCCGGCGCCGTCTTGCCGACCACGCGCAGGCCCTCGACGAAACAGACGAGAATTTTGGCGGCACTCGCGGGATCGACACCGTCGGCCAGCTTGCCCGCCAGCTTCGCACGGAACAGGGCATCGGCCACCCGGGCCTCCATGGCCCTGAAGAAGCCCGCGATGCGACGACCGACTTCGGCATCCTGGCCGGCCAGCTCCATGGCCGTGGCCACCAGCAGGCAGCCGCGCCGGCCATTGGCGCCGCTGGTGCGATCGACATAGCCGGCAAGATAGGCCCGCAGGGCGTCGACCGGCTCCCTGCGGGGGCGAGCTCGACATCCATCCGTGTCATGGCATCGGCAATGTAGCGATCGAGCGCGCGCAGGAAGAGCGAGTGCTTGTCGCCGAACGCGGCATAAAGGCTGCCACGCGAGAGTTTTGTGGCCCGAAGCAGGTCCGGCAGTGCCGTGGCGTGATAGCCGCGCGACCAGAACACCCCCATCGCGCGTTCGACCGCGGCGTCCAAATCGAAGCTTCGGGGACGGCCACGGGGCGACTGCGCTGGGGGGTGGCGGCTCATGATCGATATATAGACCAATCGGTCCTTAAATCGCAAGTGCCCGCTTCGGGACGAAAGCCGGCGACTGATGGGCCAGTTGCAGACATTCGACAGCCGTGTGACCATGGCGGCCGTTGTTGCAGCCTACGATCAAGAAATTCCAAAAACAGATGGTTGGCTGAGACAAGGCTCCGCGAGATCGACGAGGAATCGAGGCACGACGGAGGGCATATATTTGAGACATTCAAGCAACGCTGCGTGCCTTGGCGAAGGTGCGGTCCTGATCGGCGGTCGATCACTAGCCTACCTTCAGGTCGGCGACCCGAACGGACCGCTCGTACTTCACAATCATGGCGGACCATCGAGCCGGCTGGAAGCCAAGGTTTTTGCGTCTCACGCGCTCAAACTTGGTTTGAGATTTGTGTGCGTGGACCGTCCAGGCCAAGGCAAATCAGATCCTCAACACGGTCGCAACTTCGCAGGCTGGGCCGCAGACCTGGAAGCGATTGCCAACGCTTTTGAGACCGATCGGTTTGCGGTCACGGGCTGGTCTGAGGGTGGTCCTTGGGCGCTCGCGGCAGCGGCGTACCTCGATCCCGCGAAGCTGATACACGTGACCAGCATCGCTCCCGGATCCTACGGCGCATTCGGTACGAATTGGGCAGCGAAGGATCTGTCCTCGACCGACGCCATGGGCGGGTTCCTTGCATTGCATTTCCGGCCGGGTTTCCAGCTCATGTATGACCTGATCGATCTCGCTGCGACGCGGTTTCCGGAGCAGTACAAGAAGGCATTGCTGAAGGCGAGCTGCCCCGCCGACCTCGCGGCGCTTGCTGATGACGATGTGTTGAGTGCGATCGTGGAGTCCGGACGCGAGTGTTTCCGGCAAGGCGTTGACGGTCTCGTGACCGATGCGCAGATGCTCTACCAACAGTGGCCATTCGACGTCACGGCGATCCATAGGCCGGTTCATCTGTGGCAAGGCAGCGCCGATACGTTTGTGCCTTACGCAGTCAACAAACCGCTGGGTGAGCGGATGCCTGGAGCGGTATGGCACGAAGTAGCCGATGGCGGGCACTTTATCGCGAGTTCACACGCCGGCGAAATATTGGCGGTCGTTGCCAACGATCTGGCAGCAACGGCGTGATTTCTGTCTCCCATCGTCCCGATGGGTATGTCCGCTTTGGAAAGCGAAGAACTCAGAGTGAGCAAAGTCAGTCCGCTCTACCCACCAAGCGGACCTCAATGAAAGGTGTCGCCACTTCGCTGATGGGCCATAAGCTGACCACTCAGCCCTCGCGCACCCCGGCCAACCGCAGGCCCTCATAGACGCGCTCGCATCCCGCTAGATACATCGGATGGTTGCTTGGGGTGTTCGTGCGGTACCGGCGGATAGTGAAACTCGGATTGAGCGCAAGGCCCGCCTGCGCTGTGGCCCGTGCTTCATCCAACTCACCGACGAGCGCCAACGCAGCCGCGAGATTGAAATGCGCAGCGGGATAATTTCGGTTGGCCTCAAGGCTCCTCCGTAGCCAAACAAGAGCTTCGGCGTCGGCCCCCTGCCAAAATTTGGCGAGGCCAACAAACATACTCCAGACATAGACAAGTGTATCGCGAGGAGAGAGACGGAGCGCGTGCTCCATATGGGCTTCTGTTTCCCCGCCCCGACCGAGAAAAAACTTCGCAACCCCAATGCCCGCGTGCGAGCGGGCCAAATTCCGATCAAGCGCCAACGCCCGCTGGCATTCTGCAATGCCTTGAGCCGCGCGGTTCGTAAAAATTTTCACGAGGCCCATGGTGTTGTGAGCCAGGGGATGGTTCGGTGCCAAGGATAGCGCCTTCGCGAGGGTTGCCTCGGCTGCGGCGAGACGCTCTACCCGATCGTCGGACACCAAGTTGGCACCAATTACGAAATTAGCCCATGCTCTGCCGACCAGCGCCTCAACATTTGTCGGTTCGAGTGCCAAGGCCTGTTCATAGAAGCCGCACGCTCGTGTCATATTTTCGGGTGTTCGACCCATGTTGAGCCAAACGGCGCCTTGGAAACAAAAGTCAGTCGCGTCGGGATTGGGTGAGCGCTCCGCGCGGCGCGCTTCCACAGCAAGG
Protein-coding regions in this window:
- a CDS encoding alpha/beta fold hydrolase, yielding MMFRNLFTALLVTVAITAAHAAPQWLNLPPTPTLPRATQSGFAPVNGIKVWYATFGRGEPVLLLHGGLANANYWGHQVRALQRHYQVIVMDSRGHGRSSRNQEPYGYDLMASDVVALLDHLKIRKAAIVGWSDGAIIGLDIAMKHPERVSKLFAFAANSDPSGVADIASNDVFNAYIARAGEEYKRLSPTPTEYKSFVAEITKMWESQPKWTASDLATIKVPTWIVDGDHDEAIKRENTEFMAANIPGAGLLIQPEVSHFSFLQDPEQFSDDVLHFLERKDAAK
- a CDS encoding ABC transporter substrate-binding protein, translated to MRLATALGALGAVSILFQPAASAAEMRGVTATEIKIGQTMPYSGPVSAFGALGKGEVGYFKMLNEKGGINGRKVNLISLDDSYAPPKSVEQTRRLVESDEVALIFSSIGTAHNTAIAKYLQSKNVPQLFIGSGASKFADIAQYPQATMGVQAPFRYEARLYARYALAKNPNAKFAVISQNDDYGRDYLAGLKDVLGEKYDSVVTGATYEIQDPTIDSQIVKLKASGADVFVIAATPKFAAQAIRKSFEIGWRPMTFLSNVAVWVSTVMEPAGLEAGTGILSTAYVKDPDDPAWKDDPGVKGWREFMTRYVPEADQHDTNYVNSYNSAMALEAVLKACGDDLSTENILKQAYAIRDLELPMLLPGIKVNTSPTDHVPVDQMQFMRFDGKSWERFGELQTGN
- a CDS encoding DMT family transporter; protein product: MSAIQIVCAVAVPLLWGYQFVAIKVGVAEFPPLFFLALRFLAIALLLVPFVKRPTRAQFGPVAAISIFLGGLNFGLFYVGLGLGSGSMSAVAYQLATPFTVLLAWPLLAERPSLTTSAGVLLAFAGVVVLAAEPGLSANGFSLLLVVGAAFAFAVSNVLTKRYGPFDPLMLMGWSSLFTVPQVMLMSLLLEYGQLASLVTADGRGWLALAYTIFIGGIVGFGLWFWLIGRCSMGRVAPFGLLLPVFALASSVLFLGERMTPKLIAGGLLAISGVAMTQVRPGARTNAVNSPSATRQSAPSSCRRNA
- a CDS encoding TetR family transcriptional regulator C-terminal domain-containing protein, with product MVARLSRHGTAGPASGHKTLAWQPLCRVRRQALALPARARSLHCRCHDTDGCRARPRREPVDALRAYLAGYVDRTSGANGRRGCLLVATAMELAGQDAEVGRRIAGFFRAMEARVADALFRAKLAGKLADGVDPASAAKILVCFVEGLRVVGKTAPARATSQATADALLDRFVR
- a CDS encoding alpha/beta fold hydrolase, whose amino-acid sequence is MGQLQTFDSRVTMAAVVAAYDQEIPKTDGWLRQGSARSTRNRGTTEGIYLRHSSNAACLGEGAVLIGGRSLAYLQVGDPNGPLVLHNHGGPSSRLEAKVFASHALKLGLRFVCVDRPGQGKSDPQHGRNFAGWAADLEAIANAFETDRFAVTGWSEGGPWALAAAAYLDPAKLIHVTSIAPGSYGAFGTNWAAKDLSSTDAMGGFLALHFRPGFQLMYDLIDLAATRFPEQYKKALLKASCPADLAALADDDVLSAIVESGRECFRQGVDGLVTDAQMLYQQWPFDVTAIHRPVHLWQGSADTFVPYAVNKPLGERMPGAVWHEVADGGHFIASSHAGEILAVVANDLAATA
- a CDS encoding winged helix-turn-helix domain-containing protein, whose amino-acid sequence is MRYLFEDYAFDTDRRELYRGALVVSVTPQVFDLLDYLIRNRERVVSKDELITAIWNGRSVSDAALTTRLNAARNAIGDTGEKQRLIKTLARKGVRFVGVVQEQRPVVAQVGSLTRNDDTAQRVFSPPRLSIVVLPFVNLSCDPEQDYFVDGVTESLTTDLSRISGAFIIARNTAFTFKGKAVDVVKLGRELNVRYVLEGSVQRGSSRLRVNVQLVDTETGNQLWAERFEKPIGDLFDMQDEIVSRLANALDAELLAVEARRAERSPNPDATDFCFQGAVWLNMGRTPENMTRACGFYEQALALEPTNVEALVGRAWANFVIGANLVSDDRVERLAAAEATLAKALSLAPNHPLAHNTMGLVKIFTNRAAQGIAECQRALALDRNLARSHAGIGVAKFFLGRGGETEAHMEHALRLSPRDTLVYVWSMFVGLAKFWQGADAEALVWLRRSLEANRNYPAAHFNLAAALALVGELDEARATAQAGLALNPSFTIRRYRTNTPSNHPMYLAGCERVYEGLRLAGVREG